Proteins co-encoded in one bacterium BMS3Abin02 genomic window:
- the hcnC_2 gene encoding hydrogen cyanide synthase subunit HcnC precursor encodes MTYDVVIVGGSAMGAATAYHLLSRDPSMSIAVIEKDPTYRYASTVLSDGNVRIQFNLEENIRISQYAMEALEAFADDMEVDGVRPEVSMRKQGNLFLVDEETRHAAEQGVDLQRKLGCAIEWLSADQIADAYPPFAGPQIVGGTLGRLDGSVDPNAVLQGYRRKSIALGADFITGQVTSLNSDGDSIRGVTLASGETIRTGVVVNASGAWARDLLATVGIDLPVIPVMRHVHVVESPILSTGLPSAFLPSGLYLIPEHDGTWLMAWSQPDDPVGFDFSVHRHRFYDIIWPHLIEQLPAFDRLRVVGGWAGLYAVNTLDGNAILGEWPEMRGLYLANGFSGHGFQQCHAVGRYLAELILRQTPTLDLSRLGPRRILEGSPLFEHAGRII; translated from the coding sequence ATGACGTATGACGTCGTCATCGTTGGCGGCAGCGCAATGGGTGCCGCCACGGCCTATCACCTGCTGAGTCGCGATCCGTCGATGTCGATCGCGGTCATCGAGAAGGATCCTACGTATCGATACGCCTCGACCGTGCTCTCGGACGGCAACGTTCGCATCCAGTTCAATCTCGAGGAGAACATCCGGATCTCGCAGTACGCGATGGAGGCCCTCGAGGCGTTCGCCGACGACATGGAGGTGGATGGCGTGCGGCCCGAGGTGTCGATGCGCAAGCAAGGGAACCTGTTCCTCGTCGATGAGGAGACCAGACACGCGGCCGAGCAAGGCGTCGACCTCCAGCGGAAGCTCGGATGCGCGATCGAGTGGCTGAGTGCGGACCAGATCGCCGATGCCTACCCGCCCTTCGCCGGCCCGCAGATCGTCGGGGGAACGCTCGGGCGCCTCGACGGCAGTGTCGACCCGAACGCCGTCTTGCAGGGGTACCGGAGAAAGTCGATCGCGCTGGGTGCCGACTTCATCACCGGACAAGTCACGAGTCTGAACAGTGACGGCGACAGCATCCGGGGAGTCACACTGGCATCCGGGGAAACGATCCGGACCGGCGTCGTAGTCAATGCTTCCGGAGCGTGGGCCCGCGACCTCCTCGCCACCGTCGGCATCGACCTGCCGGTCATCCCGGTGATGCGACACGTTCATGTAGTCGAGAGTCCGATTCTCTCGACAGGACTGCCGAGCGCGTTCCTGCCATCAGGCCTCTACCTCATCCCTGAGCACGACGGCACGTGGCTCATGGCGTGGTCACAGCCGGATGACCCGGTCGGGTTCGACTTCTCGGTGCACCGGCACCGCTTCTACGACATCATCTGGCCGCACCTGATCGAGCAGCTTCCCGCCTTCGACCGGCTGCGCGTCGTTGGCGGATGGGCCGGCCTCTACGCCGTCAACACACTCGATGGAAACGCGATCCTCGGCGAGTGGCCCGAGATGCGAGGTCTGTATCTCGCCAACGGCTTCTCGGGGCACGGGTTCCAGCAGTGCCACGCCGTCGGCCGCTACCTTGCCGAACTCATCCTCCGCCAAACACCGACGCTCGATCTCTCGCGCCTCGGACCGCGACGAATCCTCGAAGGCAGCCCGCTGTTCGAGCATGCCGGCCGCATCATCTGA
- the hutU gene encoding urocanate hydratase, which produces MSREIRAPRGTTLNTKGWLQEAVLRCLMNNLDPEVAENPDELIVYGGRGKAARSWEAFDAIVRSLQDLENDETLLVQSGKPVGIFRTHEMAPRVLIANSLLVPDWATWEQFWELEAKGLIMYGQMTAGSWIYIGTQGILQGTYQTFLAIAEQRFGGTLKGTLTLTAGLGGMGGAQPLAITMNEGVALVVEVDPAHIQRRIDTGYLDVIAPSLDEAVRMALVAKSHGEALSIGVQGNAADMFPELLGRGIGIDIVTDQTSAHDPLNGYVPSGYDVGAAAELRKSDPERYITLARVSMARHCAAMVDFIDTGAEVFDYGNNLRGEAKNGGFEQAFAYPGFMPAYLRPLMCEGMGPFRWVALSGDPADIAETDEVIADLFPENQGLQRWLELAKEKVHFQGLPARICWLGYGERARAGLAFNELVRSGKVKAPIVIGRDHLDSGSVASPYRETEAMLDGSDAIADWPILNALLNTSSGAAWVAVHHGGGVGIGKAIHAGAQVVADGTDDAARRLELMLTNDPGTGVMRHADAGYERAIEVARERGIRIPMLDE; this is translated from the coding sequence ATGAGCAGAGAAATCCGTGCTCCTCGGGGCACCACGCTCAACACGAAGGGCTGGTTGCAGGAGGCGGTGCTCCGCTGCCTGATGAACAACCTCGACCCCGAAGTCGCCGAGAACCCCGACGAACTCATCGTCTACGGAGGACGAGGCAAGGCGGCCCGGAGCTGGGAGGCCTTCGATGCGATCGTGAGGAGCCTCCAGGACCTCGAGAACGACGAGACGCTGTTGGTCCAGTCCGGCAAGCCGGTCGGCATATTCCGAACTCACGAAATGGCTCCCCGGGTGCTGATCGCGAACAGTCTCCTCGTGCCCGACTGGGCCACATGGGAGCAGTTCTGGGAGCTCGAGGCCAAGGGTCTGATCATGTACGGCCAGATGACGGCGGGATCCTGGATCTACATCGGCACGCAGGGCATCCTGCAAGGCACGTATCAGACGTTCCTCGCCATCGCCGAACAGCGCTTCGGCGGAACGCTGAAGGGAACGCTGACGTTGACCGCAGGCCTCGGCGGCATGGGTGGTGCCCAGCCGCTGGCGATCACGATGAACGAGGGAGTCGCTCTCGTCGTCGAAGTGGATCCTGCCCATATCCAACGACGCATCGATACCGGCTACCTCGATGTGATCGCCCCAAGCCTGGACGAGGCGGTCCGAATGGCGCTGGTGGCGAAATCACACGGTGAGGCGCTGTCGATCGGCGTGCAGGGGAACGCAGCCGACATGTTCCCCGAGCTCCTCGGCCGTGGGATCGGCATCGACATCGTCACCGATCAGACGTCCGCCCACGATCCGCTCAACGGGTACGTGCCGAGCGGGTACGACGTCGGCGCTGCGGCAGAGCTTCGTAAGAGTGATCCGGAGCGTTACATCACCCTGGCTCGCGTGTCCATGGCTCGGCACTGCGCGGCGATGGTCGACTTCATCGATACCGGTGCGGAGGTGTTCGACTACGGCAACAACCTGCGTGGCGAAGCCAAGAACGGCGGGTTCGAGCAGGCGTTCGCGTATCCCGGTTTCATGCCCGCCTATCTGCGGCCGCTCATGTGTGAAGGGATGGGCCCGTTCCGGTGGGTTGCCCTCTCCGGAGACCCTGCCGACATCGCCGAGACCGACGAGGTGATCGCAGATCTGTTCCCGGAGAATCAGGGGCTTCAACGTTGGCTCGAGCTCGCCAAGGAGAAGGTGCACTTCCAGGGGCTTCCCGCCCGGATCTGCTGGCTCGGCTACGGCGAGCGGGCAAGAGCGGGCCTGGCGTTCAACGAGTTGGTGCGGTCGGGGAAGGTGAAGGCCCCGATCGTGATCGGTCGTGACCATCTGGACTCCGGCTCCGTTGCCTCCCCGTACCGTGAGACCGAGGCGATGCTCGACGGTTCCGACGCGATTGCCGACTGGCCGATCCTCAACGCCCTGCTGAACACCTCCTCCGGAGCCGCATGGGTCGCCGTGCACCACGGTGGTGGTGTCGGGATCGGCAAGGCGATTCACGCCGGCGCCCAGGTCGTCGCGGACGGCACCGACGACGCGGCGCGCCGGTTGGAATTGATGCTCACCAACGACCCGGGAACCGGAGTGATGCGCCACGCAGACGCCGGCTACGAGCGGGCGATCGAAGTTGCCAGGGAGCGGGGCATCCGGATCCCGATGCTCGACGAATAG
- a CDS encoding coA binding domain protein → MATLRTAADDFLAQRRIAVAGVSRTSEGAHSGNGIYRRLRDRGYEVFAVNPNADRVEGDPCYRSLASIPDGVDAVVVATTPEAAEDVVRDCAELGIRRVWLHRSLGKGSVSETAAEYGRQHGIPVIVGGCPLMFSPAADPAHRIMRAVLTLTGAVPRNVQDAEQ, encoded by the coding sequence ATGGCCACGTTGCGTACTGCCGCAGACGATTTCCTGGCACAACGAAGGATTGCCGTCGCCGGCGTCTCGAGAACCTCGGAAGGGGCTCATAGCGGCAACGGCATCTACCGGCGGCTCCGAGACCGCGGGTACGAGGTCTTCGCGGTCAACCCGAACGCCGATCGTGTCGAGGGCGACCCCTGCTACCGGAGCCTCGCGTCGATCCCGGACGGAGTAGACGCCGTCGTTGTCGCCACGACCCCTGAGGCAGCCGAGGATGTCGTACGAGACTGCGCCGAACTGGGCATCAGACGAGTGTGGCTCCACCGATCGCTCGGAAAGGGCAGCGTCTCCGAGACCGCCGCCGAGTATGGGCGGCAGCACGGCATCCCGGTGATCGTCGGGGGATGCCCCCTGATGTTCTCACCGGCAGCAGACCCGGCACACCGGATCATGCGTGCCGTATTGACCCTCACCGGTGCGGTCCCCCGAAACGTCCAGGACGCCGAGCAATAG
- a CDS encoding ferric reductase like transmembrane component → MNLAWITVRGSGLVAFALLAAAMLWGLVISSKMLTRAVSTKSTTYVHEALSIAGLLATVVHVVALLTDDYVDFGLRDVLVPGVSTWEPVAIALGIVALYGMVLTTFTFYVRRRIGQKVWRGIHYLTYGVFSAALIHSIEAGTDSHGIFAVALYGGTTLVIAIFTILRVLTYEARPHPR, encoded by the coding sequence ATGAACCTCGCATGGATCACCGTGAGGGGATCGGGTCTCGTCGCGTTCGCCCTCCTCGCAGCAGCCATGCTCTGGGGCCTGGTGATCTCCTCGAAGATGCTGACGCGAGCCGTTTCGACGAAAAGCACGACGTATGTGCACGAAGCGCTGTCGATCGCCGGCCTGCTCGCCACCGTCGTCCATGTCGTCGCGTTACTGACGGACGACTATGTCGATTTCGGTCTTCGAGACGTACTCGTACCGGGCGTCTCCACCTGGGAGCCGGTGGCGATCGCGCTGGGAATCGTCGCCCTGTACGGCATGGTGTTGACCACTTTCACCTTCTACGTCCGCCGGCGGATCGGGCAGAAGGTCTGGAGGGGTATCCACTACCTGACCTACGGCGTCTTCTCCGCTGCGCTGATTCACAGCATCGAGGCGGGAACCGACAGTCACGGCATCTTCGCCGTCGCGTTGTACGGGGGCACGACCCTGGTCATCGCCATATTCACGATCCTGCGGGTGCTCACCTACGAAGCACGACCACACCCTCGTTGA
- the ymdB gene encoding O-acetyl-ADP-ribose deacetylase: protein MRRIGTTLVRVITGDLTRQDVDAIVNAANEHLAHGGGVAAAIVRAGGSPVQRESTAWVRERGPVAPGHAAVTTAGAMPARHVIHVVGPRYRTGQDNEGMLHQAVEAALDTALEHGDRSIAFPAISAGIFGYPRAEATSVLADAVVTWISTHPGALDEVRLVGYDDATTADFAAALERSGEESAE from the coding sequence ATGCGCCGCATCGGTACCACGCTTGTTCGTGTGATCACCGGGGATCTCACCCGTCAGGACGTCGATGCGATCGTCAACGCCGCCAATGAGCATCTCGCGCACGGCGGCGGGGTCGCTGCGGCGATCGTGCGAGCTGGAGGGAGCCCTGTGCAGCGTGAGTCGACTGCGTGGGTTCGCGAGCGCGGCCCGGTCGCGCCGGGTCACGCTGCGGTCACGACTGCAGGAGCCATGCCGGCACGCCACGTGATCCATGTGGTCGGGCCCCGCTACCGCACAGGTCAGGACAACGAGGGCATGTTGCACCAGGCAGTGGAGGCGGCGCTCGACACTGCGCTCGAACACGGCGACCGTTCCATCGCGTTCCCGGCGATCTCGGCGGGCATCTTCGGCTATCCCCGTGCCGAGGCGACAAGCGTTCTCGCAGATGCGGTCGTGACGTGGATCTCAACCCACCCCGGGGCTCTCGACGAGGTTCGCCTCGTCGGCTACGACGATGCCACCACGGCTGACTTCGCCGCGGCTCTGGAACGGTCCGGTGAGGAATCTGCCGAGTGA
- the fabG_5 gene encoding 3-oxoacyl-[acyl-carrier-protein] reductase FabG produces the protein MGKTAVITASGRGMGAAIAHELADAGYRLALMSNGGGAVALAEKLGGIGLTGSVTDEADLSELVDAAMAAYGRIDAVVNNTGHPPTGPILELTDTDWHAGLDLVLLNVARMARLVTPIMLEHGGGSFVNISTFSAFEPSPAFPISSSLRAALAGFTKLYADEYAGRGIRMNNVLPGFIDSYPETAENVARIPAARYGTVEEIAKTVRFLLSDDAGYITGQNIRVDGGITRSV, from the coding sequence ATGGGGAAGACGGCGGTGATCACCGCATCGGGAAGAGGAATGGGAGCAGCCATCGCACACGAGCTCGCAGATGCCGGATACCGGTTGGCGCTCATGTCGAACGGCGGAGGCGCCGTTGCGCTCGCAGAGAAACTCGGTGGCATCGGACTCACCGGATCCGTGACCGACGAAGCAGACCTCTCCGAACTCGTCGATGCGGCGATGGCGGCGTACGGACGAATCGATGCGGTCGTCAACAACACCGGCCACCCACCCACCGGACCGATCCTCGAACTCACCGACACGGACTGGCATGCCGGTCTCGATCTCGTCCTCCTCAACGTCGCCAGAATGGCTCGGCTCGTCACCCCGATCATGCTCGAACACGGTGGCGGCAGCTTCGTGAACATCTCCACGTTCTCCGCCTTCGAGCCGAGTCCGGCGTTCCCCATCTCCAGCAGCCTTCGCGCTGCCCTTGCCGGATTCACCAAGCTGTACGCAGACGAGTACGCAGGGCGGGGCATCCGGATGAACAACGTTCTCCCCGGGTTCATCGACAGCTACCCCGAGACGGCGGAGAACGTCGCTCGGATCCCGGCCGCCCGATACGGCACCGTCGAGGAGATCGCCAAAACCGTCCGCTTCCTCCTCTCCGACGACGCCGGATACATCACCGGGCAGAACATCCGCGTCGACGGCGGCATCACGAGGTCGGTCTGA
- a CDS encoding EamA-like transporter family protein, translating to MFVTFAILSAVTYGAADFLGGMASKRHQAMGVVVVSQMVGAVLLLALLPVLGPEEYRLADFGWGAAAGLIGGTGLIFFYRGLSTGRMSVAAPLSAVTTALVPLTFGLFIGERPSTAATIGIVAALSSIALITRERTPDEGETRNTGALDGFLAGIGFGAFFILISRTDPTSGIWPLIGARAASIPFVAILAASLGRRIRPARILDKTVAGAGVLDIAANALFLLAVRAGLISLASVVTALYPASTIVLARVVLKERLTAPRLAGVALALAGIALIATG from the coding sequence GTGTTCGTCACGTTCGCCATCCTCTCCGCTGTCACGTACGGCGCCGCCGACTTCCTCGGCGGCATGGCGTCGAAGCGCCACCAGGCCATGGGAGTCGTGGTGGTCTCACAGATGGTCGGAGCCGTGCTCCTCCTTGCGTTGCTCCCGGTCCTTGGACCGGAAGAGTATCGACTCGCCGATTTCGGATGGGGGGCCGCAGCCGGGCTCATCGGCGGCACCGGGTTGATCTTCTTCTACCGAGGGCTCTCCACGGGACGGATGTCTGTCGCCGCCCCCTTGTCAGCCGTCACGACCGCCCTGGTTCCACTCACGTTCGGACTCTTCATCGGAGAGCGCCCGTCCACCGCGGCGACCATCGGAATCGTGGCCGCCCTCTCATCCATCGCACTCATCACCCGGGAACGAACCCCCGACGAGGGCGAAACGCGCAACACGGGCGCCCTCGACGGATTCCTGGCCGGGATCGGCTTCGGGGCGTTCTTCATCCTGATCAGCAGAACGGACCCCACATCCGGGATCTGGCCGCTCATCGGTGCCCGCGCCGCGTCCATACCGTTCGTCGCGATCCTTGCCGCAAGCCTTGGAAGGAGGATCAGACCCGCCCGGATACTCGACAAGACGGTTGCAGGAGCCGGTGTGCTCGACATCGCTGCAAACGCCTTGTTCCTGTTGGCCGTCCGGGCCGGCTTGATCTCGCTGGCCTCGGTCGTCACGGCCCTCTACCCGGCTTCGACCATCGTCCTGGCGAGAGTGGTGCTGAAAGAGCGACTCACCGCGCCACGCCTCGCAGGGGTCGCACTCGCCCTGGCGGGGATCGCCCTCATCGCGACAGGTTGA
- the apbE_2 gene encoding thiamine biosynthesis lipoprotein ApbE precursor, which produces MRSVSFDAMGTSVTIALQSDRSATRARRLFDHVEQVCSRFLEHSELSRLNDSSASTVEVSPLLADILAVAQDLRSWTDHLVDPAVGGLVSAWGYDTTFPKVADLTDPPSDVGADLWWHIDGSTLRKAPGVRFDLGGIAKGWTADVAVERGFATIVNAGGDLRSNHPEADVDIEDPWGNIVATVPLGRRGLATSSVTRRRWKVAGRHAHHLIDPRTGAPACTPVLSATVVCDRAAMAEAGAKGVLFHGEDGLSWADDQDWIDGALVIWNDASVYATGSLEVRAA; this is translated from the coding sequence ATGCGATCGGTCTCGTTCGATGCGATGGGAACCTCGGTGACGATCGCCCTGCAGTCGGACAGAAGCGCAACGCGGGCGCGGAGACTCTTCGATCACGTCGAGCAGGTCTGTAGCCGCTTCCTGGAACACAGCGAACTCAGCCGGCTGAACGACTCCTCGGCGTCGACCGTGGAGGTGTCGCCCCTCTTGGCGGACATTCTCGCCGTCGCCCAGGATCTTCGCAGTTGGACCGATCATCTCGTCGACCCGGCCGTGGGCGGACTCGTGTCCGCATGGGGCTACGACACCACGTTTCCGAAGGTCGCCGATCTCACAGATCCGCCGAGTGATGTCGGAGCGGACCTCTGGTGGCATATCGATGGCTCCACGCTGCGGAAGGCACCCGGTGTTCGTTTCGATCTTGGCGGCATCGCCAAGGGTTGGACGGCAGACGTCGCCGTTGAACGCGGATTCGCGACCATCGTGAACGCGGGCGGGGACCTTCGCTCGAACCACCCCGAGGCAGACGTCGACATCGAAGATCCGTGGGGCAACATCGTCGCGACGGTCCCGCTGGGACGTCGAGGGCTCGCCACGAGTTCGGTTACCCGCCGCAGATGGAAGGTCGCCGGCCGCCATGCCCACCATCTGATCGATCCGCGCACCGGCGCACCGGCGTGTACGCCCGTGCTCAGCGCAACCGTTGTCTGTGATCGGGCGGCCATGGCAGAGGCCGGAGCCAAAGGGGTCCTCTTCCACGGTGAAGACGGTCTGTCCTGGGCCGACGATCAAGACTGGATCGACGGTGCGCTCGTCATCTGGAACGACGCTTCCGTGTACGCGACAGGCAGCCTGGAAGTGAGGGCGGCATGA
- the ugpQ gene encoding glycerophosphoryl diester phosphodiesterase, with protein sequence MLTFLDSFSMTHPFFSVHPTAFSHRGGRLLWPENTVFAFQQSYDLGYRYFETDLHLTKDGVVVLLHDDYLDRTTDGTGDVWEYTFEELESFDAAFRFGADREWPYRGQGITIPTLEEIVTTFPDIRLTLELKQSGLEGPLVALLERLDLWDRVIIGGFDDRWSRAVRKASGGRVLTSSGVWETRAFWLASRAGVGLRLPAAALQVPVRHGNLTIVDDKFVGAAHRADKQVHVWTVNEADEMHRLLDLGVDGLMSDRPDVLKAVHEERGVALA encoded by the coding sequence GTGCTGACGTTTCTAGACTCGTTCTCGATGACCCATCCTTTCTTCTCCGTACATCCGACCGCCTTCTCCCATCGAGGTGGGCGTCTGCTGTGGCCCGAGAACACCGTCTTTGCGTTCCAGCAGTCCTACGACCTCGGTTATCGGTACTTCGAGACGGACCTTCACCTGACCAAGGACGGCGTCGTGGTTCTCTTGCACGACGACTACCTCGACCGCACAACAGACGGCACCGGCGATGTCTGGGAATACACCTTCGAAGAACTCGAGTCGTTCGACGCTGCGTTTCGATTCGGAGCCGATCGCGAATGGCCGTACCGGGGACAGGGCATCACCATCCCCACGCTCGAGGAGATTGTCACGACGTTCCCGGACATTCGACTCACCCTCGAGTTGAAGCAGAGCGGTCTCGAGGGACCCCTCGTTGCATTGCTGGAGCGTCTCGACCTGTGGGACCGTGTGATCATCGGTGGCTTCGACGATCGCTGGTCGCGCGCCGTGCGGAAGGCGTCCGGAGGGCGGGTGCTCACGTCGAGCGGCGTGTGGGAGACGCGTGCGTTCTGGCTTGCATCGAGAGCCGGTGTCGGCCTGCGGCTGCCTGCAGCCGCGTTACAGGTCCCCGTCCGGCACGGAAACCTCACCATCGTCGACGACAAGTTCGTCGGTGCAGCCCACAGGGCGGACAAGCAAGTGCACGTGTGGACGGTCAACGAGGCAGATGAAATGCACCGCCTGCTCGATCTGGGAGTGGACGGACTGATGAGCGACCGACCGGACGTCCTCAAGGCCGTCCACGAAGAGCGAGGTGTGGCGCTTGCGTGA
- the hutI gene encoding imidazolonepropionase, with protein sequence MDFVLRNVGELTTNDLGPPAAGRVVLDAAVSVKDGLVTWVGPDDAIPSHVRALHQIDAGGRAVIPGFVDSHTHCVFAGDRADEFGRRLRGESYEEILQAGGGIRSTVEATRAAGVEDLVESATRRLDRMLAMGTTTAEVKSGYGLDTPTERKMLEAITELAHTHAIDVVPTFLGAHVVPAEYQEDREAYVRLIEDEMLPACAPFARYCDVFCDSGAFTVDEARRVLEAGRRVGLQPRMHVEQLAHTGGASLAAELGAVSADHLDHVTPDDVEALRRAGTVAVLLPAVALSLQTPQPPGRMLWDAGIPVAIATDCNPGTAYVESMPLVVVLAVLEMRLTPEEALWSATRGGALAIEEMSKGWIGEGAIADLIVLDAPRAVHLVYRPGTDLIGSVVKDGDFVVDTLNLSR encoded by the coding sequence ATGGATTTCGTGCTTCGCAACGTCGGGGAACTGACCACCAACGACCTTGGCCCGCCCGCCGCCGGCCGCGTCGTCCTCGACGCCGCGGTGTCCGTGAAGGATGGCCTTGTGACATGGGTGGGACCAGATGACGCCATCCCATCCCATGTCCGTGCCCTGCACCAGATCGACGCCGGAGGGAGGGCGGTGATCCCCGGTTTCGTCGATTCCCACACACATTGTGTCTTCGCCGGTGATCGGGCCGACGAATTCGGCCGGCGACTCCGCGGAGAGAGCTACGAAGAGATCCTCCAGGCCGGCGGGGGCATCCGCTCGACCGTGGAAGCAACCAGAGCCGCCGGCGTGGAGGATCTTGTCGAATCTGCAACACGAAGACTCGACCGGATGCTGGCGATGGGCACGACGACGGCCGAGGTCAAGTCCGGGTACGGGCTCGACACACCGACAGAGAGGAAGATGCTCGAAGCCATCACGGAACTCGCACACACCCATGCCATCGACGTCGTGCCGACGTTTCTCGGAGCGCACGTCGTCCCCGCCGAGTATCAGGAGGATCGGGAGGCGTATGTGCGGCTCATCGAAGACGAGATGCTGCCGGCTTGCGCTCCGTTCGCTCGCTACTGCGATGTGTTCTGTGACAGTGGCGCGTTCACTGTCGACGAGGCCCGGCGGGTCCTCGAGGCCGGCAGGCGTGTCGGCTTGCAGCCGCGCATGCACGTCGAGCAACTCGCGCACACGGGCGGAGCGTCGCTGGCAGCCGAACTGGGCGCCGTCAGCGCCGACCATCTCGACCATGTCACTCCCGACGATGTCGAGGCTCTGCGCCGGGCGGGGACCGTCGCGGTGCTCCTACCTGCCGTCGCGCTGTCGCTGCAGACTCCTCAGCCGCCCGGCAGGATGCTCTGGGATGCCGGCATTCCGGTGGCCATTGCCACGGACTGCAACCCGGGCACCGCCTATGTGGAGAGCATGCCGCTCGTGGTAGTGCTGGCCGTCCTCGAGATGCGATTGACTCCAGAGGAGGCGCTGTGGTCGGCCACTCGTGGGGGTGCGCTGGCCATCGAGGAGATGAGCAAGGGGTGGATCGGCGAGGGTGCGATCGCGGATCTGATCGTCCTCGATGCTCCGCGAGCCGTTCACCTCGTCTATCGGCCCGGCACAGACCTCATCGGTTCCGTCGTGAAGGACGGCGATTTCGTCGTCGACACGCTCAACCTGTCGCGATGA